In a single window of the Gadus chalcogrammus isolate NIFS_2021 chromosome 20, NIFS_Gcha_1.0, whole genome shotgun sequence genome:
- the gmppaa gene encoding mannose-1-phosphate guanyltransferase alpha-A isoform X1 has product MLKAVILIGGPQKGTRFRPLSFEVPKPLFPVAGVPMLQHHIEACAKVPNMKEILLIGFYQPNEELTRFLFTSQQEFKITIRYLQEYAALGTGGGLYHFRDQILSGGPQAFFVLNADVCSEFPLPEMLAFHQEHGDPSSLVILGTTANRTQSLNYGCIVENQETNEVLHYVEKPGTFVSDIINCGIYLFTPDIFQHIAGVFQKNQQDILLYPYDGEEPANGWHRAAAIRLEQDIFTALAGQGKLYVYKTLSFWSQIKSAGSAIYASRLYLNRYHITHPERLACNQDGGPKISGTVYIHPTANIDPSAVLGPNVSIGTGVTIGAGVRVRESIILHGASLQDHCCVLNCIVGWDSTIGKWARVEGTPSDPNPNDPYAKIDSETLFRDSKLTPSITILGCNVTIPSEVIILNSIVLPHKDLNRSFKNQIIL; this is encoded by the exons ATGTTGAAGGCGGTTATTTTAATTGGAGGTCCCCAAAAAG GGACACGGTTCAGGCCGCTTTCATTTGAGGTTCCTAAGCCTTTGTTTCCAGTGGCCGGGGTGCCTATGCTGCAGCATCACATTGAAGCATGCGCCAAG GTACCAAATATGAAGGAGATCCTGCTTATTGGCTTTTATCAGCCAAACGAAGAGCTGACGAGGTTCTTGTTCACTTCCCAGCAGGAATTCAAAATCACCATAAG GTACCTGCAGGAGTACGCAGCGCTGGGCACTGGCGGGGGCCTGTACCACTTCAGAGACCAGATCCTGTCGGGCGGCCCCCAGGCCTTCTTCGTCTTGAACGCGGACGTGTGCTCGGAGTTCCCCCTGCCCGAGATGCTGGCCTTCCACCAGGAGCACGGAGACCCCAGCAGCCTGGTCATCCTGGGAACGACG GCAAACAGGACGCAGTCGCTCAACTACGGCTGTATTGTTGAAAACCAGGAAACCAATGAG GTCCTGCACTACGTGGAGAAGCCCGGCACGTTTGTGAGCGACATCATCAACTGCGGCATCTACCTGTTCACGCCCGATATCTTCCAGCACATCGCCGGCGTCTTCCAGAAGAACCAGCAGGACATTCTGTT GTATCCGTATGACGG AGAGGAGCCGGCCAACGGCTGGCACCGGGCCGCCGCCATCCGCCTGGAGCAGGACATCTTCACGGCTCTGGCCGGGCAGGGCAAGCTGTACGTGTACAAAACCCTCAGCTTCTGGAGCCAGATCAAGTCAGCCGG GTCCGCCATCTATGCCAGCCGGCTCTACCTCAACCGCTACCACATAACCCACCCAGAGAGACTGGCCTGCAACCAGGATGGAGGGCCCAAAATAAGCG gtACCGTCTACATTCATCCAACGGCCAATATTGACCCTTCTGCTGTG CTTGGTCCCAACGTGTCCATCGGGACGGGGGTGACCATCGGTGCCGGAGTGAGGGTTAGAGAGTCCATCATCCTGCACGGAGCCTCACTACAG GATCATTGCTGTGTTTTGAACTGCATCGTTGGATGGGACAGCACCATTGGAAAGTGGGCGAGAGTGGAGGGAACCCCGAGTGACCCCAACCCAAATGACCCCTACGCAAAGATAGACAGCGAGACGCTCTTCAGAGACAGCAAGCTAACGCCATCCATCACCATCCTGG GCTGCAACGTGACTATACCGTCAGAAGTGATCATCCTGAACTCCATTGTCCTCCCGCACAAAGACCTGAACCGCAGCTTCAAGAATCAAATCATTCTCTAG
- the gmppaa gene encoding mannose-1-phosphate guanyltransferase alpha-A isoform X2 encodes MLKAVILIGGPQKGTRFRPLSFEVPKPLFPVAGVPMLQHHIEACAKVPNMKEILLIGFYQPNEELTRFLFTSQQEFKITIRYLQEYAALGTGGGLYHFRDQILSGGPQAFFVLNADVCSEFPLPEMLAFHQEHGDPSSLVILGTTANRTQSLNYGCIVENQETNEVLHYVEKPGTFVSDIINCGIYLFTPDIFQHIAGVFQKNQQDILLEEPANGWHRAAAIRLEQDIFTALAGQGKLYVYKTLSFWSQIKSAGSAIYASRLYLNRYHITHPERLACNQDGGPKISGTVYIHPTANIDPSAVLGPNVSIGTGVTIGAGVRVRESIILHGASLQDHCCVLNCIVGWDSTIGKWARVEGTPSDPNPNDPYAKIDSETLFRDSKLTPSITILGCNVTIPSEVIILNSIVLPHKDLNRSFKNQIIL; translated from the exons ATGTTGAAGGCGGTTATTTTAATTGGAGGTCCCCAAAAAG GGACACGGTTCAGGCCGCTTTCATTTGAGGTTCCTAAGCCTTTGTTTCCAGTGGCCGGGGTGCCTATGCTGCAGCATCACATTGAAGCATGCGCCAAG GTACCAAATATGAAGGAGATCCTGCTTATTGGCTTTTATCAGCCAAACGAAGAGCTGACGAGGTTCTTGTTCACTTCCCAGCAGGAATTCAAAATCACCATAAG GTACCTGCAGGAGTACGCAGCGCTGGGCACTGGCGGGGGCCTGTACCACTTCAGAGACCAGATCCTGTCGGGCGGCCCCCAGGCCTTCTTCGTCTTGAACGCGGACGTGTGCTCGGAGTTCCCCCTGCCCGAGATGCTGGCCTTCCACCAGGAGCACGGAGACCCCAGCAGCCTGGTCATCCTGGGAACGACG GCAAACAGGACGCAGTCGCTCAACTACGGCTGTATTGTTGAAAACCAGGAAACCAATGAG GTCCTGCACTACGTGGAGAAGCCCGGCACGTTTGTGAGCGACATCATCAACTGCGGCATCTACCTGTTCACGCCCGATATCTTCCAGCACATCGCCGGCGTCTTCCAGAAGAACCAGCAGGACATTCTGTT AGAGGAGCCGGCCAACGGCTGGCACCGGGCCGCCGCCATCCGCCTGGAGCAGGACATCTTCACGGCTCTGGCCGGGCAGGGCAAGCTGTACGTGTACAAAACCCTCAGCTTCTGGAGCCAGATCAAGTCAGCCGG GTCCGCCATCTATGCCAGCCGGCTCTACCTCAACCGCTACCACATAACCCACCCAGAGAGACTGGCCTGCAACCAGGATGGAGGGCCCAAAATAAGCG gtACCGTCTACATTCATCCAACGGCCAATATTGACCCTTCTGCTGTG CTTGGTCCCAACGTGTCCATCGGGACGGGGGTGACCATCGGTGCCGGAGTGAGGGTTAGAGAGTCCATCATCCTGCACGGAGCCTCACTACAG GATCATTGCTGTGTTTTGAACTGCATCGTTGGATGGGACAGCACCATTGGAAAGTGGGCGAGAGTGGAGGGAACCCCGAGTGACCCCAACCCAAATGACCCCTACGCAAAGATAGACAGCGAGACGCTCTTCAGAGACAGCAAGCTAACGCCATCCATCACCATCCTGG GCTGCAACGTGACTATACCGTCAGAAGTGATCATCCTGAACTCCATTGTCCTCCCGCACAAAGACCTGAACCGCAGCTTCAAGAATCAAATCATTCTCTAG
- the LOC130373582 gene encoding heat shock protein beta-11-like, protein MLCPSVFQPSQVNMGLMPIMDLHWPIRSLWPETRPIFYQMEQEMFRHMQEMRHNMEFMDRLHQKIFEEIEQSHSSLSSSSSSPVYKPIAFQVGKDSGNFALSLDTKDFSPEELSVKQVGRKLRVSGKTERKQDDGKGSFSYRCQEFRQEFDVPEGVDPDNITCSLAAGQLQIHAPRESIGDGKERVVPIQFTPAITSSQKDEGAASPSPASTETSAKAD, encoded by the coding sequence ATGCTCTGCCCCAGCGTGTTCCAGCCCTCCCAGGTCAACATGGGCCTCATGCCCATCATGGACCTGCACTGGCCCATCCGCAGCCTGTGGCCCGAGACCAGGCCCATCTTCTACCAGATGGAGCAGGAGATGTTCCGCCACATGCAGGAGATGAGGCACAACATGGAGTTTATGGATCGCCTTCACCAGAAGATCTTCGAGGAGATCGAGCAGTCTCACTCTTCCTTgagctcctcctcgtcctcgcccGTCTACAAGCCCATCGCCTTCCAGGTGGGAAAGGACAGCGGCAACTTTGCCCTCAGCCTGGACACCAAGGACTTCTCCCCGGAGGAGTTGTCCGTCAAACAGGTGGGCCGCAAGCTGCGGGTCAGCGGCAAGACGGAGCGGAAGCAGGACGACGGAAAGGGCTCCTTCTCCTACCGTTGCCAGGAGTTCAGGCAGGAGTTTGACGTGCCAGAGGGGGTGGACCCCGACAACATCACCTGCTCCCTGGCGGCGGGACAGCTGCAGATCCACGCCCCCCGCGAGAGTATCGGCgatgggaaggagagagtggtgCCCATCCAGTTCACCCCGGCCATCACCTCCTCACAGAAGGACGAGGGAGCCGCCAGCCCCAGCCCAGCCTCCACAGAGACCTCAGCCAAGGCGGACTGA